Proteins from a single region of Lelliottia sp. JS-SCA-14:
- the hemG gene encoding menaquinone-dependent protoporphyrinogen IX dehydrogenase produces the protein MKTLILFSTRDGQTREIASYLASELKELGIYADVVNLNRTEEIHWADYDRVVIGASIRYGHFHPALDRFVKKHLDTLKSLPGAFYSVNLVARKPEKRTPQTNSYTRKFLLNSPWQPELCAVFAGALRYPRYSWYDRFMIRLIMKMTGGETDTRKEVVYTDWPQVAGFAREIAQLTGNSPV, from the coding sequence GTGAAGACATTAATTTTATTCTCGACGCGTGACGGTCAGACGCGCGAGATTGCTTCTTATCTGGCGTCTGAATTGAAAGAGCTGGGCATATATGCTGACGTGGTGAATCTCAATCGTACCGAAGAGATCCACTGGGCGGATTACGATCGCGTGGTGATTGGTGCCTCTATACGTTACGGCCATTTCCATCCGGCGCTGGATCGCTTTGTGAAAAAGCACCTCGACACCTTAAAGAGTCTGCCGGGGGCGTTCTATTCCGTGAACCTCGTTGCGCGCAAGCCAGAAAAGCGCACGCCGCAGACCAACAGCTATACGCGTAAGTTCCTGCTGAACTCGCCGTGGCAGCCAGAACTCTGCGCCGTCTTTGCGGGGGCGCTGCGTTATCCACGTTATAGCTGGTATGACCGCTTTATGATCCGCTTGATTATGAAGATGACTGGCGGCGAAACCGATACGCGTAAAGAAGTGGTGTATACCGACTGGCCGCAGGTGGCCGGTTTTGCCCGGGAAATCGCGCAATTAACCGGCAATTCGCCTGTTTAA
- the birA gene encoding bifunctional biotin--[acetyl-CoA-carboxylase] ligase/biotin operon repressor BirA: MKDNTVPLTLISILADGEFHSGEQLGERLGMSRAAINKHIQTLRDWGVDVFTVPGKGYSLPEPIQLLDEEVICRQLDQGKVTVLPVIDSTNQYLLDRISSLNSGDCCVAEYQQAGRGRRGRKWFSPFGANLYLSMFWRLEQGPAAAIGLSLVIGIVMAEVLHDLGADKVRVKWPNDLYLNDRKLAGILVELTGKTGDAAQIVIGAGLNMVMRQVQSDIVNQGWITLQEAGITIDRNTLAVRLIKDLRDALTLFEQDGLAPFLSRWEKLDNFIHRPVKLIIGDKEIFGVSRGIDAQGALLLEQDGVLKPWVGGEISLRSAE, from the coding sequence GTGAAAGATAACACCGTCCCGTTAACACTGATTAGCATCCTGGCTGACGGCGAGTTTCACTCTGGCGAGCAGCTGGGTGAACGCCTCGGCATGAGCCGCGCGGCAATCAACAAGCACATTCAAACCCTGCGCGACTGGGGCGTGGATGTCTTCACCGTTCCGGGAAAAGGCTACAGCCTGCCTGAACCCATCCAGTTACTGGATGAAGAGGTGATTTGTCGTCAGCTTGACCAGGGGAAAGTGACGGTCTTACCGGTTATCGATTCAACCAACCAGTATTTGCTCGATCGCATCAGCAGCCTCAACTCGGGTGACTGCTGCGTCGCCGAATATCAGCAGGCCGGTCGCGGTCGCCGCGGGCGTAAGTGGTTCTCGCCTTTTGGCGCCAACCTCTATCTGTCGATGTTCTGGCGTCTTGAGCAAGGTCCTGCTGCCGCCATTGGCTTAAGTCTGGTGATTGGCATCGTGATGGCCGAAGTGCTGCACGATCTGGGCGCAGACAAAGTCCGCGTAAAATGGCCAAACGATCTCTATCTGAACGATCGTAAACTGGCCGGTATTTTAGTCGAACTGACAGGCAAAACCGGAGATGCCGCGCAGATCGTGATCGGCGCAGGTCTCAACATGGTGATGCGCCAGGTGCAGTCTGATATCGTCAATCAGGGCTGGATCACGCTGCAGGAAGCGGGCATTACCATCGACCGCAACACTCTCGCCGTTCGCCTGATTAAAGATCTGCGCGACGCGTTGACGCTCTTTGAGCAGGACGGGCTGGCACCGTTCCTCTCCCGCTGGGAGAAGCTCGACAACTTTATTCATCGCCCGGTGAAACTGATCATTGGCGACAAAGAGATCTTCGGTGTTTCCCGCGGTATCGATGCTCAGGGGGCGCTCTTGCTTGAGCAAGATGGCGTTCTTAAGCCGTGGGTTGGCGGTGAAATCTCGCTAAGAAGTGCGGAATAA
- the trkH gene encoding Trk system potassium transporter TrkH, translating to MHFRAITRIVGLLVILFSGTMILPGLVALIYRDGAGRAFTQTFFAALVIGSILWWPNRREKGELKSREGFLIVVLFWTVLGSVGALPFIFAEQPNLTVTDAFFESFSGLTTTGATTLVGLDSLPHAILFYRQMLQWFGGMGIIVLAVAILPILGVGGMQLYRAEMPGPLKDNKMRPRIAETAKTLWFIYVLLTVACALALWFAGMPAFDAIGHSFSTIAIGGFSTHDASVGYFDSPTINTIIAIFLLISGCNYGLHFSLLSGRSLRVYWRDPEFRMFIGVQLTLVIICTLVLWFHDVYSSAVTTVNQAFFQVVSMATTAGFTTDSIARWPLFLPVLLLCSAFIGGCAGSTGGGLKVIRILLLFKQGNRELKRLVHPNAVYSIKLGNRALPERILEAVWGFFSAYALVFIVSMLAIIATGVDDFSAFASVVATLNNLGPGLGVVADNFASMNPVAKWILIANMLFGRLEVFTLLVLFTPTFWRE from the coding sequence ATGCATTTTCGTGCCATAACCCGAATCGTTGGACTGCTGGTCATACTTTTTTCCGGGACGATGATCCTCCCAGGGCTGGTAGCGCTTATCTATCGGGACGGCGCGGGGCGCGCGTTCACGCAGACCTTCTTCGCCGCGCTGGTGATTGGCTCGATTCTCTGGTGGCCTAACCGCCGTGAGAAGGGGGAGCTTAAGTCCCGCGAGGGCTTTCTCATTGTGGTGCTGTTCTGGACCGTGCTGGGGAGCGTGGGTGCTCTGCCGTTTATCTTCGCGGAACAGCCAAATCTGACCGTCACCGACGCCTTTTTTGAATCTTTCTCCGGGTTAACGACCACGGGCGCCACCACGCTGGTGGGGCTGGACTCGTTGCCGCACGCCATTCTCTTCTATCGCCAGATGCTGCAGTGGTTCGGCGGGATGGGGATCATCGTGCTGGCCGTGGCGATCCTGCCGATACTGGGCGTCGGGGGGATGCAGCTCTATCGCGCTGAAATGCCGGGGCCGCTGAAAGATAACAAGATGCGCCCGCGTATCGCCGAGACGGCAAAAACGCTCTGGTTTATCTACGTATTACTGACCGTCGCCTGCGCGCTGGCCCTGTGGTTTGCCGGGATGCCTGCTTTCGATGCGATTGGTCACAGCTTCTCGACGATTGCGATTGGTGGGTTCTCGACTCACGATGCCAGCGTCGGCTACTTCGATAGCCCGACCATCAACACCATTATTGCTATCTTTCTGCTGATCTCGGGGTGTAACTACGGCCTGCACTTCTCTTTATTAAGCGGGCGCAGCCTGAGGGTCTACTGGCGTGACCCGGAATTCAGAATGTTTATCGGCGTCCAACTGACGCTGGTGATCATCTGCACCCTGGTGCTGTGGTTCCACGATGTTTACAGCTCGGCGGTCACGACCGTTAACCAGGCCTTCTTCCAGGTAGTGTCGATGGCAACTACCGCGGGCTTTACCACCGACAGTATCGCCCGCTGGCCGCTGTTCCTGCCGGTCCTGCTTCTGTGTTCTGCTTTTATCGGGGGCTGTGCGGGGTCGACGGGCGGGGGGTTGAAGGTCATCCGTATTCTGCTCCTGTTCAAGCAGGGCAACCGTGAACTGAAACGTCTGGTGCACCCGAATGCGGTTTACAGCATAAAGCTTGGCAACCGTGCGCTGCCGGAACGTATCCTTGAAGCGGTGTGGGGCTTCTTTTCTGCCTACGCGCTGGTCTTTATCGTCAGCATGCTGGCGATTATCGCCACCGGCGTGGATGATTTCTCGGCGTTTGCTTCCGTGGTGGCGACGCTCAATAACCTAGGCCCAGGGCTAGGCGTGGTGGCGGATAACTTTGCCAGCATGAATCCGGTCGCGAAATGGATCCTGATTGCCAACATGCTGTTTGGTCGTCTGGAGGTGTTTACGCTGCTGGTGCTGTTTACCCCAACATTCTGGCGCGAGTAA
- the pepQ gene encoding Xaa-Pro dipeptidase, with product MDSLASLYKNHIVTLQERTRDVLARFKLDALLIHSGELVNVFLDDHPYPFKVNPQFKAWVPVTQVPNCWLLVDGVNKPKLWFYLPVDYWHNVEPLPTSFWTEEVEVIALPKADGIGSQLPAARGNIGYIGPVPERALGLEISADNINPKGVIDYLHYYRSYKTDYELSCMREAQKTAVNGHQAAHEAFLSGMSEFDINQAYLTATGHRDTDVPYSNIVALNEHASVLHYTKLDHRAPAEMRSFLLDAGAEYNGYAADLTRTWAANADTDFAHLIKDVNDEQLALISTLKAGTSYVDYHIQFHQRIAKLLRKHQIVTDISEEAMVENDLTGPFMPHGIGHPLGLQVHDVAGFMQDDTGTHLAAPSKYPYLRCTRVLQPRMVLTIEPGIYFIDSLLQPWREGQFSKHFNWQKIEALKPFGGIRIEDNVVIHENSIENMTRDQKLA from the coding sequence ATGGACTCACTGGCCTCACTTTATAAAAATCATATTGTTACGTTACAGGAACGTACCCGCGATGTCCTGGCTCGCTTCAAGCTCGATGCGCTGCTGATTCACTCCGGTGAGCTGGTCAACGTCTTCCTGGACGACCATCCGTACCCGTTCAAGGTCAATCCACAGTTTAAAGCCTGGGTGCCGGTGACACAGGTGCCGAACTGCTGGCTGCTGGTGGATGGCGTGAACAAGCCGAAGCTGTGGTTCTATCTGCCGGTGGATTACTGGCACAACGTCGAACCGCTGCCGACCAGTTTCTGGACCGAAGAAGTGGAGGTGATTGCCCTGCCAAAAGCCGACGGGATCGGCAGCCAGCTGCCTGCTGCGCGCGGTAATATCGGCTATATCGGTCCGGTGCCGGAACGTGCCCTGGGTCTGGAGATTTCGGCGGATAACATCAACCCGAAAGGCGTGATCGATTATCTGCACTATTACCGCTCGTATAAGACCGACTATGAACTTTCCTGCATGCGTGAAGCGCAGAAAACGGCGGTGAACGGTCATCAGGCGGCTCATGAAGCCTTCCTGTCCGGGATGAGCGAGTTCGACATCAATCAGGCGTATCTGACTGCCACAGGCCATCGTGACACCGACGTGCCTTACAGCAATATCGTGGCGCTGAACGAGCACGCGTCCGTGCTGCATTACACCAAACTGGATCACCGCGCCCCGGCCGAGATGCGCAGCTTCCTGCTGGATGCGGGCGCTGAGTACAACGGCTATGCGGCCGACCTGACCCGTACCTGGGCAGCGAACGCGGACACCGATTTCGCGCATCTGATCAAAGACGTGAATGACGAGCAGCTGGCGCTTATCAGCACCCTGAAAGCGGGAACCAGCTACGTCGATTACCATATTCAGTTCCATCAGCGCATCGCCAAACTGCTGCGTAAGCACCAGATTGTGACGGACATCAGCGAAGAGGCGATGGTCGAAAACGATCTCACTGGGCCATTTATGCCGCACGGGATTGGTCATCCGCTGGGTCTGCAGGTTCACGATGTGGCGGGCTTTATGCAGGATGATACCGGTACCCATCTGGCAGCACCGTCGAAATATCCGTATCTGCGCTGCACCCGCGTGCTGCAACCGCGCATGGTACTGACCATCGAGCCGGGGATTTACTTTATCGATTCGCTGCTGCAGCCGTGGCGTGAAGGCCAGTTCAGCAAACACTTCAACTGGCAGAAAATTGAAGCGCTGAAACCGTTCGGGGGCATCCGTATCGAAGATAACGTGGTGATCCACGAAAACAGCATCGAGAACATGACGCGAGATCAGAAACTGGCGTGA
- the murB gene encoding UDP-N-acetylmuramate dehydrogenase, with protein sequence MNHSLKPWNTFGIQRNANNIVRAENAQQLLDAWKTATENHQPVLILGEGSNVLFLDDFAGTVIVNRISGIDVTETEDSWHLHVGAGENWHKLVQFTLEHGMAGLENLALIPGCAGSSPIQNIGAYGIELKHVCEYVDCIELATGKASRLTAEQCRFGYRDSIFKHEYQDRYVIVSVGLRLAKQWQPVLTYGDLTRLDPQTVTPRDVFDAVCHMRMTKLPDPKVNGNAGSFFKNPVIGSETAQALLAQWPNAPHYPQADGSVKLAAGWLIDQCQLKGAVEGGAAVHRQQALVLINENNATSEDVVRLAHHVRQCVGDKFNVWLEPEVRFIGRTGEVNAVETIA encoded by the coding sequence ATGAATCACTCCCTTAAGCCCTGGAATACCTTTGGCATTCAACGTAATGCCAACAATATCGTGCGCGCCGAAAACGCTCAGCAACTGCTCGACGCGTGGAAAACCGCCACTGAAAATCACCAACCTGTCCTGATCCTCGGCGAAGGGAGTAACGTTCTCTTTCTTGATGATTTCGCCGGTACGGTCATTGTGAACCGCATTTCAGGTATTGATGTTACTGAGACAGAAGACAGCTGGCATTTGCACGTCGGGGCAGGTGAAAACTGGCACAAGCTGGTGCAATTCACCCTCGAGCATGGGATGGCTGGCCTGGAAAATCTGGCGCTCATTCCCGGATGTGCGGGATCATCCCCCATTCAAAATATCGGTGCCTACGGCATCGAACTGAAACATGTTTGCGAGTACGTCGACTGCATCGAGCTGGCGACGGGCAAAGCCAGCCGACTGACGGCTGAGCAATGCCGTTTTGGCTACCGCGACAGCATCTTCAAACATGAATACCAGGATCGCTATGTCATTGTTTCAGTTGGCCTGCGTCTGGCAAAACAGTGGCAGCCGGTCTTAACCTACGGTGATTTGACGCGCCTTGATCCGCAGACCGTAACGCCTCGCGATGTGTTTGATGCCGTCTGCCACATGCGCATGACCAAACTGCCCGACCCGAAGGTGAATGGTAACGCCGGTAGCTTCTTCAAAAACCCGGTGATCGGTAGCGAAACGGCACAAGCCCTGCTCGCACAATGGCCCAATGCGCCACATTATCCGCAGGCGGATGGCAGCGTAAAACTGGCCGCGGGCTGGCTAATCGATCAATGTCAGCTCAAAGGCGCGGTCGAGGGTGGCGCAGCGGTGCATCGCCAGCAGGCACTGGTGCTCATCAATGAGAATAACGCGACCAGTGAAGATGTCGTGCGCCTGGCCCATCACGTTCGCCAGTGCGTGGGCGATAAATTCAACGTCTGGCTTGAGCCGGAAGTCCGCTTTATTGGTCGTACTGGTGAAGTGAACGCCGTGGAGACAATTGCGTGA
- a CDS encoding IMPACT family protein, with product MDSWLIPAEPVIFVEEIKKSRFITLLAHTNGVEAAKAFVESVRAEHPDARHHCVAWVSGPPNDSQQLGFSDDGEPAGTAGKPMLSQLMGSGVGEITAVVVRYYGGILLGTGGLVKAYGGGVQQALNLLKTVRKTPLTEYTLLCDYAQLSGVETLLKQFNGVIVQSDYQATVQLRVALPQAERAAFSAKLADFSRGALQLLPIEE from the coding sequence ATGGATAGCTGGCTGATACCGGCTGAGCCGGTCATCTTCGTCGAAGAGATCAAAAAGAGCCGCTTTATCACGCTGTTGGCCCATACCAACGGCGTGGAGGCGGCGAAGGCGTTTGTCGAATCCGTTCGCGCGGAGCACCCCGATGCCCGTCACCACTGCGTGGCGTGGGTCTCCGGTCCGCCGAATGATTCTCAGCAGCTTGGCTTTTCTGATGATGGTGAACCCGCAGGCACGGCGGGGAAACCGATGCTCTCTCAACTGATGGGAAGCGGCGTCGGAGAGATCACCGCGGTAGTGGTTCGCTACTACGGCGGCATCCTGTTAGGAACCGGTGGGCTGGTCAAAGCCTACGGCGGAGGTGTGCAGCAGGCGCTTAATCTGCTGAAGACAGTCCGCAAAACGCCACTGACCGAATATACTTTGTTGTGTGATTACGCTCAGTTATCTGGCGTCGAAACGCTGCTTAAGCAATTTAACGGCGTGATTGTGCAGAGTGATTACCAGGCGACGGTCCAATTACGCGTGGCGCTTCCTCAGGCGGAACGGGCGGCTTTTTCAGCAAAACTGGCTGATTTTAGTCGTGGTGCGTTGCAATTACTGCCGATTGAAGAATAA